The Nocardia vinacea genome contains the following window.
GCCGATATCGCCGACCACTCCGCCACCCTGACGCCGCAGTTCGACATGGGGCACGCGACCTACAAGCCGGTCGCGCTGCCCTTCGAGGACAAGGCACCTTGGAAGAACGAGTACGACCGTGAGCAGGCCGCCTGGTCCCGCATGACCAGCACCATCACCATGGGCGCCACCATCGGCACCCTGGTCGGCGGCCTCAGCGGCGGCGCCATCGGCTGTGTCCTCGGCGGTATCGCCGGCGCCACGGTCGCCTCGGCCGCCATCATCGGCCTGTTCGGCGCGTTCATCCCGGCTGCCGCCATCGGCTGCCTCGGTGGCATCGTCGCGGTCGGCGCCCTCGGCACCCTGGCCGGTCAGATCTTCATCACAGCCCCGGTCGCCATCGGCGCGGCCATCCAATACTTCTCCACTATCAACCAGCCGCCGTTCCCGCCGGCAAAGTAGATAGCGAAGAAGATCCCAACGGCGTTCGTTGGGGGACACCCGACCCCGCCCGGTTCCTCACCCCGGGCGGGGTCTTCCCCCTGTTGGTCGCCTGATCACGTGGTACTGGTGGCGGTATCGGTCGAGAGAGTGCCTCAACCAGTTCCACGTGATCACTTGTCCAGTAGTGCATCTCGGAGGTGTCGGCTAGGTACTCGTGGAGCGGATGGCGCGGCGGGCGGCTATGGAACCGAAGGTTTCGCGGTCGGCGAGGAAGCCTTCGAGGGCGAAGGTGGCGGCGCCGAGGCTGACGGGGTTGTGGGGGAGGGTGCAGAGTTGCAGGGTTACCGCGGTGAAGGGGTCGGACATGGCGTGGTGGGCGGCTACGCGGCGGGTTGCGTCGAGGAGGCGGTCGCCGAGGACGTTCGCGACGAGGTCGCCGAAGACCATGGTGCGGGGGTTGAAAAGGTTCACCAGGTTCGCGACGGCGACACCCAGGTAATTGCCGGTCTTTTCGATGACGTCGCTCGCGATGGGGTCGTCGCTGGCGCCTATGGCCGCAATGGTGGCGGCATCGTCGGCCGCGAGTAGCGGACTGGCCGGGGCGATTTCGCGCAGGGTTTGCACGATGCCGCGCGCGCTCACGTATGCCTCGACGCAGCCGTGACGTCCGCAGCGGCATTCGCGTCCGTCGATGACGAGGTTGGTGTGCCCCCATTCGCCCGCACTATTGGTCACGCCGCGATAGAGCGTGCCGTCGATGACGACACCGATGCCGACTCCGGCACGTAGCGTGACGACGATCAGATCGTCCACATCCCGCCCGGCGCCGAACCAAAGATGCGCTGCGGTACTGGCTTTCAGCGGATTGTCGAGATACAGCGGGTGCGGCACCCGCGGTTGCAGCAGTGATTTCAACGACACGTCGTGCCAGTCCCAGTACGGCGAGAACACCGAAACGCCGCCCTCGGGTTCCACCAATCCCGGCACGCTCAACCCGACCCCGAGTACCCGTTCCGCATCGTCGGCGGTCAGCTCGCCGATGCCGCGAACGATCAGCTCGGTGACATCCTCGGGCCGGGTGGCCGCGGGATCCACCGGAATCTCGACCGACCGCAGCACCGTCATGGCCAGGTCGAAAAGGTCGAAGTGGATGCTGGTTTCGGCGATATCGACTCCGACGAGCATCCCGCGCGCCGGATTTATCGCCAGCTGTGCACGCGGCCGCCCGATGCCGGGCGCGTCGTAGCCGAGTTCGGCGAGCACCCCGACATCGAGTAGTTCGGCGATCATATTGCCCACCGTCGCGAACGAGAGCCCGGTGGCGCGGGCGATCTCCTGACGGCTGGTGTGGCCCTCGGCGGCATAGACCGCCTGCAGTACATAGAACCGATTCCGGCGTCGGATATCGCGCGCGGTCAGCTGGTACACGGTCGGGCCATCTCCTTCCGATTGATATTCGCAGACGCTACCCGAGCACTTCTGACAACACTATTTACAACGGTTATCCGAAGTCCTACTGTAACCCAGGTCACTACAAGACGCCGAGTGCCCGGCGCAGCATCAGAGGAGCACCCCATGTCCTGGACCCGCCGAAGCCGTTGGACCAGAGCCGTTTTCTGCGGGGTATCGGTCGCGCTGGCCGTGTCGGCCTGCTCATCGGGCAAGGACGATTCCCAGGCGACCGGACCGCAGCACACCACCGGCGCGATCAGCCTGGTCTACGCCCAGAAGCAGGGCGATCAGGAGTACTTCATCGGCGAGGCCGAGGGGGCCAAGGCCAAGGCCAAGGAACTGGGCATCGATCTGAAGGTGGTGAATCTCGGCAATGACGCGAACAAAGCGGTCACCGAGGTGCAGAACGCGGTGAACCAGAAGGCAAGCGGTGTAATCGTCGTGGTGCCCGATCCGTCGGTCGGTCCGCAGGTCGCCCAGCTCGCGAAGGCCGGTGGTGTCGCATTGCTGACCTCCGATGACCAGGTCTGCACGAACGGGCCGGATCCATCGTCCTGCGCGAAAGACAATCTCGTGCCACGGGTCGGCTTCAGCGGCACCCAGATGGGCACCGAGGTCGGCACCCGCGCCGGTCAGGACTTCAAGAAGGCCGGGTGGAAGCCGGAGGAGACCGCGATCATCGACGCCTGGAAACAGGACGTGACCGTGTGCACCGACCGGGTCAAGGCCAATCAGAAGGCCTTCAAGGAGGCCGCCGGTGTGGACGTCAAGGTGATCGAGGTCGGCACCGACAACACTCCATCGGATGCGCAGAACAAGATCTCGGCGACGGTGTCGGGCAATCGGTCGGTGAAGAACTGGATTGTCATGGGCTGCAACGACGAGAACGTCAGCGGCGGCGTCGCGGCGATCCAGAACGCCGGATACTCCGCCGACAATGTGCTCGGCGTCGGCCTCGGCGCCTACCTGGCCTGCAAAGAATGGCGCGGCGGCAAGCCGACCGGCTTCAAGGCAGCACTGTTCATCAATGGCAAAGACGTTGGCGCACTGTCGGTTCAGACGATCTACGACTACCTGAAGAACGGCAAGCAGATGCCGCCCGAGGCCTATGCGCCGACCAAGATGGTCGACTCGACCAACTGGCAGCAGGCGGGCGTCACATGCGGCTGACCGGACTGCGGGTATCCGGGCTGAGCAAGAGCTTCGCCGGGGTGCCGGCCCTGCGCGAAGTGAGCCTGGATTTTCCCGCTGGTGCGGTGACCGCCCTGATGGGTGAGAACGGGGCGGGTAAATCCACCCTGATCCGCATCCTCGGTGGCGATCACCGCCCGGATGGTGGCCGGCTCGAGTTGGATGGTGTGCGACTCGAGCTGGCCACCCCCGCCGACGCGCGGTCGGCCGGAATACGGGTGATCGGCCAGGAGCCGGAGATCGTGCCGCATGTTTCCGTCGCCGAGAACGTCTATCTCGGATCGCTGCCGCGGCGCTCGGGCCGGCTGCTCGATCGGGCCGCCCTGCGCGAACGGATGCGCGCCGACCTCACCCGACTCGGCTTCGACCGTGACCTCGACCCGGACACCATCGGATCGAAACTCACGGCGGCGCAACGGCAATTGGTGGAGATCATGCGCGCGTTGACCACCGATGCCAAGGTGATC
Protein-coding sequences here:
- a CDS encoding ROK family protein, with translation MYQLTARDIRRRNRFYVLQAVYAAEGHTSRQEIARATGLSFATVGNMIAELLDVGVLAELGYDAPGIGRPRAQLAINPARGMLVGVDIAETSIHFDLFDLAMTVLRSVEIPVDPAATRPEDVTELIVRGIGELTADDAERVLGVGLSVPGLVEPEGGVSVFSPYWDWHDVSLKSLLQPRVPHPLYLDNPLKASTAAHLWFGAGRDVDDLIVVTLRAGVGIGVVIDGTLYRGVTNSAGEWGHTNLVIDGRECRCGRHGCVEAYVSARGIVQTLREIAPASPLLAADDAATIAAIGASDDPIASDVIEKTGNYLGVAVANLVNLFNPRTMVFGDLVANVLGDRLLDATRRVAAHHAMSDPFTAVTLQLCTLPHNPVSLGAATFALEGFLADRETFGSIAARRAIRSTST
- a CDS encoding substrate-binding domain-containing protein, with translation MSWTRRSRWTRAVFCGVSVALAVSACSSGKDDSQATGPQHTTGAISLVYAQKQGDQEYFIGEAEGAKAKAKELGIDLKVVNLGNDANKAVTEVQNAVNQKASGVIVVVPDPSVGPQVAQLAKAGGVALLTSDDQVCTNGPDPSSCAKDNLVPRVGFSGTQMGTEVGTRAGQDFKKAGWKPEETAIIDAWKQDVTVCTDRVKANQKAFKEAAGVDVKVIEVGTDNTPSDAQNKISATVSGNRSVKNWIVMGCNDENVSGGVAAIQNAGYSADNVLGVGLGAYLACKEWRGGKPTGFKAALFINGKDVGALSVQTIYDYLKNGKQMPPEAYAPTKMVDSTNWQQAGVTCG